A window of the Candidatus Zixiibacteriota bacterium genome harbors these coding sequences:
- a CDS encoding efflux RND transporter periplasmic adaptor subunit, translated as MKQRFLAVTILMIAVLAIGCEDDGPDIDIESAVPVDVEDITLKPIREYVFATGTVLATEDAELKAEQGGFYRLNTNPRTGKPFAMGDAVKKGDVIVYLENQEFVNSVQFDSRKINFDISQREFEKQKTLYDKGGVTLRELTTAEQAFINSKYAYDNALLQLNKLKFAAPFDGILVDLSYYSLGQKVEVAADIGRVMNYSNLYSEVSLPGKEMSRIRVDQNVQVTNYAYPDDTLSGVVSQISPALDPDSRTFKVRVSISNADLLLRPGMFVRIDVVVAEKDSTVVIPKDIILDRRGARTVFVVEKGIAIERQIETGLANRTEIEVISGLKEDERLVVRGYETLQNRSRIKVVK; from the coding sequence ATGAAACAGCGGTTCCTTGCAGTCACTATACTAATGATAGCGGTTTTGGCAATCGGATGTGAAGACGACGGTCCCGACATCGACATTGAGTCAGCAGTCCCGGTCGATGTCGAAGATATCACCCTAAAACCTATCAGAGAATACGTCTTTGCAACCGGCACAGTTCTGGCGACCGAGGATGCTGAATTGAAAGCGGAGCAGGGTGGATTTTATCGCCTTAACACCAATCCGCGCACCGGGAAGCCGTTTGCGATGGGTGACGCCGTGAAGAAAGGTGATGTGATCGTCTATCTTGAGAACCAGGAATTTGTCAATTCGGTGCAGTTCGACTCCAGGAAAATCAATTTCGACATATCACAACGTGAATTTGAGAAACAGAAAACACTCTATGACAAGGGTGGAGTTACGCTGCGCGAACTTACGACGGCGGAGCAGGCTTTCATCAATTCGAAATATGCTTACGACAACGCCCTCCTCCAGCTCAACAAATTGAAATTCGCCGCGCCGTTTGATGGTATCCTGGTTGATCTCTCCTACTATTCGCTCGGTCAGAAAGTCGAAGTGGCTGCTGACATCGGGCGTGTGATGAATTACTCAAACCTCTATTCCGAGGTGAGCCTTCCCGGAAAGGAAATGAGCCGGATAAGGGTCGATCAGAATGTGCAGGTGACAAATTACGCCTACCCCGACGATACGCTTTCCGGCGTTGTCAGCCAGATTTCTCCCGCTCTTGATCCAGACAGCAGAACATTCAAAGTCAGAGTCTCGATAAGCAACGCCGATCTGTTGCTCCGTCCCGGCATGTTCGTGAGAATCGATGTTGTCGTGGCCGAGAAGGATTCGACGGTGGTAATCCCCAAGGATATCATACTCGACAGGCGTGGCGCCAGGACTGTGTTCGTGGTGGAGAAGGGCATCGCCATCGAGAGGCAGATCGAGACAGGATTAGCCAATCGTACTGAGATCGAAGTCATCAGTGGTCTGAAGGAAGACGAAAGGCTTGTGGTACGCGGCTACGAAACACTGCAGAATCGCTCAAGAATCAAAGTAGTCAAGTAA
- a CDS encoding TolC family protein — MSLNITQEEYRNKQESYNIIRNKVEAGISAKEELFQAEINQASSKAQLENSQVSYEDALDNLKILLGLSLHDEIDVLADVGKFVVEVDLDKAVESGLQYRMELRQREIAIENARLSLITVGAVDEFKGSVSLNYGLLGTEENLSDIYKSPLKSQSISVELNIPIWDWGRKNSSLRASELQLDNQVISRDEEQKQVELGIRQSYRSLQNQLTQIEIAEKSIENARLTYEINLERYKNGDISSKDIGEFQNQLSREQYNHIAALINYRIALLNLKIESLWDFENDRPVLDIG, encoded by the coding sequence GAATGAGCCTCAATATCACACAAGAGGAGTATCGAAACAAGCAGGAAAGCTATAATATCATCAGAAACAAGGTCGAGGCCGGCATTTCGGCGAAAGAAGAACTCTTTCAGGCAGAAATCAACCAGGCCAGTAGCAAAGCTCAACTGGAGAATAGCCAGGTAAGCTACGAAGACGCGCTGGACAACCTCAAGATTCTGCTTGGACTATCGCTGCACGACGAAATTGATGTGCTGGCTGATGTTGGCAAATTCGTTGTAGAAGTTGATCTCGACAAGGCGGTTGAGAGCGGGCTGCAGTATAGAATGGAGCTTCGCCAAAGGGAAATTGCTATCGAAAACGCGCGGCTCAGTCTCATCACAGTAGGTGCGGTCGACGAATTCAAAGGATCGGTGAGTCTAAACTACGGTCTTCTTGGCACTGAAGAAAACCTGAGTGACATTTACAAATCTCCCTTAAAGAGCCAGAGCATCTCCGTTGAGCTCAACATTCCTATCTGGGACTGGGGAAGAAAGAACTCCAGCCTCAGGGCGAGCGAGCTTCAACTCGACAACCAGGTGATTTCGCGTGACGAGGAGCAGAAGCAGGTCGAGCTCGGAATTCGTCAATCGTATCGCTCGCTACAGAATCAACTGACGCAGATTGAAATAGCCGAGAAGAGCATCGAGAACGCACGACTTACATACGAAATCAATCTTGAACGATACAAGAACGGCGATATATCATCCAAGGATATAGGCGAATTCCAGAATCAGCTCTCCAGGGAGCAATACAATCACATTGCGGCGTTGATAAACTACCGTATCGCTCTGTTGAACCTCAAAATCGAATCATTGTGGGATTTTGAAAACGACAGGCCAGTACTGGATATAGGTTAG